The genome window GCGACAGTCATCAGACCATGAGGAGGGAATCGATCGGCCAAGGGTCCACCGAAGAGGTAGGCAAAGATGGCGATGACACCATAGACCGAGAAGAAGGTGCCCAACTCGAAATTGCTGATATCGAATACCGCCAGAAAGGTGGGCTTGAAGACCCGTGGGATGACGAAGGGAAGAAAAAAGATCGATTCTCCAGCGATGATGAGGGTCATCAATGACAACCACCGTTGACGCGGAGACAGTGCTATTTGATTTTGCTGATTTTCGATAACTTCAAGCTCGCGCTCAAGATAGACAATGCCACCGAAGACCGATACCCGATTGCAATTCGTAGCCTACCATCCTAGATATGCCAAAGACTTCAAGGATATGAACGAGGCTTGGATCACCAAGTTCTTCACCATGGAAGATGCGGATCATCGAGCGCTGGATAATCCCCAGTCGTATATCATTGATACAGGTGGTGATATCATCATAGGCCTCTATGAGGACAGAGTAGTGGGAGTATGTGCATTGATCAAGATGAAGGAAGGGCCGTACGATTTCGAATTGGCCAAGATGGCCGTGGACCCATCGGTGCAAGGTATCGGACTCGGATATCAACTCGGATTGGAGACCATCCAACGGGCAAGGGATCTGGGGGCTAAGAAGATCTTCTTGGAGAGCAACACCAAGCTAGAACCCGCAATCAATCTATATCGAAAGTTGGGCTTCCAAGAGATACCGGGTATGAATACCCCCTACTGCCGCTGCAACATCACGATGGATCTGGAGGTATGAATCACTTCCTAGATTCCCGGATGATCACCCGGGCACCTCTGTCATATTTGAAATAGCTCCATACCCAATTGACGAAGACGACCAATCGGCTTCTGAAATCCACCAGGAGCATGAGATGTACCGACATCCACACGAGCCACGCGAAGAGCCCACTGAATTTCCATTTATCCAGATCCACGACTGCGAGATTCCGACCAACTGTAGCCATGGTCCCTTTGTCATTGTAGGTGAAAGGTTTCTCCTCTTTTCCTTGGGCCAGGCGATTCAGATTCTTGGCCAACCAATCTCCTTGCTGACCTGCGACAGAGGCTAACATGGGATGCCCATCCGGATAGTGCTCCGTAGACATGGCCGCGACATCTCCTATGGCATATACATTCTCCATGCCCCTCAGTCTCGCAAAGTCATCCACGGCCAAGCGGTTTCCTTTTCTCTTCTCCACTTCCACTCCGTCCACAGGTCTTCCCTGTACTCCCGCAGACCAGACCAATGTTCTAGCCTGTAGATCCTTGTTGTCTGTACGCACGGTATGCCCATCGTAGCCTTCTACTTTGGTCTTGAGCCATACGTTCACTCCCAGTTTCCGTAAGAATGCTTCACTCTTTTCAGAAGCATGTTGGCTCATGTTGGACAAGAGCCGGTCTGAAGCTTCTACTACGTGGATCTGCATCCGTCTGACGTCCAGGTCGGGATAGTCATGAGGAAGTACGTGACGCTTC of Flavobacteriales bacterium contains these proteins:
- a CDS encoding NAD(P)/FAD-dependent oxidoreductase; translation: MNIPETDLPRIIVIGCGFAGLKFIKKVDTRQYQVVLFDENNYHTFQPLMYQVATAGLEPDSIVYPIRKVFAGKKNFYFRLSKVDKVNTEHKTVRTDLGELHYDHLIIATGATNNFFGMDDMEKNSLPMKTLLESLDIRSRVLQNFENALQTTDIQEREALMGFVIVGGGPTGVELAGALAELKRHVLPHDYPDLDVRRMQIHVVEASDRLLSNMSQHASEKSEAFLRKLGVNVWLKTKVEGYDGHTVRTDNKDLQARTLVWSAGVQGRPVDGVEVEKRKGNRLAVDDFARLRGMENVYAIGDVAAMSTEHYPDGHPMLASVAGQQGDWLAKNLNRLAQGKEEKPFTYNDKGTMATVGRNLAVVDLDKWKFSGLFAWLVWMSVHLMLLVDFRSRLVVFVNWVWSYFKYDRGARVIIRESRK
- a CDS encoding GNAT family N-acetyltransferase yields the protein MPPKTDTRLQFVAYHPRYAKDFKDMNEAWITKFFTMEDADHRALDNPQSYIIDTGGDIIIGLYEDRVVGVCALIKMKEGPYDFELAKMAVDPSVQGIGLGYQLGLETIQRARDLGAKKIFLESNTKLEPAINLYRKLGFQEIPGMNTPYCRCNITMDLEV
- a CDS encoding MFS transporter, which produces MTLIIAGESIFFLPFVIPRVFKPTFLAVFDISNFELGTFFSVYGVIAIFAYLFGGPLADRFPPHGLMTVA